The proteins below are encoded in one region of Chloroflexota bacterium:
- a CDS encoding DUF2089 domain-containing protein, whose protein sequence is MHTLPTQCPFCSGEVTVTKIYCRECDTTYEGRFSAGTFFAQLSSKQLEFVETFVRCEGKINRMEQELNLSYPTIRNRLHEVIRAMGHEPGAPEDGALSETARRKVLEDLDAGQISYEDAIKLLEEGEA, encoded by the coding sequence ATGCACACTCTCCCTACCCAATGTCCCTTCTGCAGCGGCGAAGTCACAGTTACAAAAATTTACTGTCGCGAATGCGATACAACCTACGAAGGCCGTTTTTCGGCGGGTACGTTTTTTGCCCAACTTTCCAGCAAGCAACTCGAATTTGTAGAAACCTTTGTGCGCTGCGAAGGCAAAATCAATCGCATGGAGCAAGAGCTAAATCTCTCGTACCCGACCATTCGCAATCGGCTGCACGAAGTCATTCGGGCGATGGGGCACGAACCCGGCGCCCCCGAAGATGGCGCGCTTTCCGAAACTGCCCGCCGCAAAGTACTCGAAGACCTGGATGCGGGGCAAATCAGCTACGAAGACGCCATCAAATTGCTCGAAGAAGGCGAGGCCTGA